The following are from one region of the Muntiacus reevesi chromosome 3, mMunRee1.1, whole genome shotgun sequence genome:
- the LOC136163273 gene encoding uncharacterized protein has product MDASGFLCRRDPVILGLSGKCLGSAWTHTECEASFPQASVLLWSGLVLFSGWSLQVAPEQGLDRATRSQPPETMPKHCAGSWRDWYSRRRRSLTARMESMQIQERNVLPTNQQLHEFVERARHIAADTTNPHISLSYLVLALACAVMNQAVPSTEGNVFLSWAHSYADFYNTSVCWVCTAIPLSVVNGLPWWVLPMSQEELPAL; this is encoded by the exons gttttctctgtaggagagatccagtgatcctaggtctttctggaaaatgcttgggtagtgcatggacacatactgaatGTGAAG cttcttttcctcAGGCTTCCGTGCTGCTGTGGTCGGGACTTGTTCTCTTTTCCGGCTGGTCCCTGCAGGTGGCGCCCGAACAGGGACTTGATCGGGCTACACGGTCGCAGCCGCCCGAAAC GATGCCGAAGCACTGCGCTGGCTCATGGAGAGACTGGTACTCCAGACGGAGACGGTCGTTGACTGCTCGAATGGAGAGTATGCAGATACAAGAGAGGAATGTTCTGCCAACAAATCAACAACTACATGAGTTCGTGGAACGAGCAAGACACATTGCTGCGGATACAACCAATCCACACATTTCTCTATCCTACCTGGTGCTTGCATTAGCATGCGCTGTTATGAATCAAGCTGTTCCTAGCActgaaggaaatgtttttctttcttgggctCATTCCTATGCTGATTTTTATAATACTTCTGTTTGTTGGGTATGCACTGCCATTCCTTTGTCAGTTGTAAATGGTTTACCATGGTGGGTTTTGCCAATGAGTCAAGAAGAATTACCTGCGCTATAA